In one window of Podospora pseudopauciseta strain CBS 411.78 chromosome 2 map unlocalized CBS411.78m_2.2, whole genome shotgun sequence DNA:
- the MUS18 gene encoding UV-damage endonuclease (COG:L; EggNog:ENOG503NXY6) has translation MARKAGSVCKQVSNPESPIRPQVLLRRSNRNLAQSQKMTDEEDESREIQGKILGIRKGADSGNATEATAEDVQSSGKEGLRFAIEGLARMERRLQRATKRQKLKVEETHLTETLDEDEYKPPDEVITAGWKQRDQNPGVSKQPDRQDRAQRGMFGGEGLDLKDEAPVATEEALDTVKRGAARPPPVNSHYLPLPWRGRLGYACLNTYLRTAKPPVFSSRTCRMASIIDHRYPLADPDQPEHATKNRPDKSKAVDHELGVRFVQNLGLQNAADIVKMIRWNDKYGIKFMRLSSEMFPFASHAEHGYKLAPFASDILAEVGRVAAELGHRLTTHPGQFTQLGSPRKEVIEASVRDLAYHDEMLSLLRLPGQQDRDAVMILHMGGVYGDKAATLDRFRVNYAELSPSIKNRLVLENDDVSWSVHDLLPVCEELNIPLVLDYHHHNIIFDPSKCREGTLDISQPEIMERITATWRRKGITQKMHYSEPCPGAVTPRDRRKHSPRVMTLPPCPPDMDLMIEAKDKEQAVFELMRTFKLPGFEKVNDMVPHERFDEPRPVPRVASATKSKKSKTGANVRRKRAVDEEEPAEADDTAVAESDAIKTEAAQVSEVTVTVLEFGMGGPDNRVYWPPGMEEWLKPRKRQSNKSTKSGKRDLEEDDEDTGENMEEAEGI, from the exons atggcccGCAAAGCTGGATCCGTGTGCAAACAGGTGTCTAACCCCGAGTCTCCCATCCGCCCCCAGGTACTTCTTCGCCGCTCGAACCGCAATCTCGCCCAAAGCCAAAAGATGacagacgaggaggatgagtcCCGCGAGATTCAGGGAAAGATACTGGGCATCAGGAAGGGGGCCGACTCGGGGAATGCCACAGAGGCCACAGCTGAGGATGTTCAGTCTTCGGGCAAAGAAGGGCTCAGGTTTGCCATTGAAGGTCTGGCTCGGATGGAGCGCCGGCTGCAGCGGGCTACAAAGCGGCAGAAATTGAAGGTGGAAGAAACACATCTCACTGAGACgctcgacgaggacgagtACAAGCCGCCGGACGAGGTCATCACTGCTGGCTGGAAGCAGCGAGATCAGAACCCTGGTGTGTCGAAGCAGCCAGACCGTCAGGACCGGGCTCAAAGAGGTATGTTTGGCGGCGAGGGCCTTGATCTGAAAGACGAAGCACCAGTGGCTACTGAAGAGGCACTCGACACGGTCAAACGAGGAGCCGCACGACCTCCTCCCGTCAACAGTCACTATCTTCCGCTGCCTTGGAGAGGCCGGCTCGGCTAT GCATGTCTCAACACCTACCTGCGAACCGCCAAGCCGCCAGTCTTCAGTTCCCGCACATGTCGCATGGCGTCCATCATCGACCACCGGTATCCGCTCGCCGACCCGGACCAACCCGAGCATGCAACCAAGAACAGGCCGGACAAGTCCAAGGCGGTCGATCATGAACTGGGGGTCCGCTTTGTGCAGAATCTTGGGCTTCAGAATGCAGCCGATATCGTCAAAATGATACGGTGGAACGACAAGTACGGCATCAAGTTTATGCGCCTCAGCTCCGAGATGTTTCCCTTTGCCAGTCATGCTGAACACGGGTACAAACTGGCACCCTTTGCATCAGACATTCTGGCCGAGGTAGGGAGAGTGGCTGCCGAGCTCGGCCACCGTCTCACGACACATCCCGGCCAG TTTACCCAGCTCGGATCTCCCCGCAAGGAAGTCATCGAGGCTTCCGTTCGAGACCTTGCGTATCACGATGAGATGCTATCCCTCCTGCGGCTACCGGGGCAGCAAGATCGCGATGCCGTCATGATCCTTCACATGGGTGGGGTTTATGGAGACAAGGCCGCGACTCTGGATCGATTCCGTGTTAACTATGCCGAGCTCTCCCCATCGATCAAGAATCGGTTAGTTCTTGAGAATGACGACGTTTCTTGGAGTGTTCATGACCTGCTGCCTGTCTGCGAAGAACTCAACATTCCACTCGTACTCgattaccaccaccacaacatcatctTCGACCCTTCAAAGTGCCGAGAGGGGACGCTGGACATCTCGCAGCCAGAAATCATGGAACGGATCACAGCAACCTGGCGGCGCAAGGGAATCACGCAAAAGATGCACTACAGCGAGCCATGTCCGGGCGCCGTTACACCACGGGACAGGCGCAAGCACAGCCCACGAGTCATGACGCTGCCGCCCTGTCCGCCGGATATGGACCTCATGATCGAAGCCAAGGATAAGGAGCAGGCCGTCTTTGAACTGATGCGTACCTTCAAGCTCCCAGGGTTTGAAAAGGTCAATGACATGGTTCCTCATGAGAGGTTTGACGAGCCAAGACCTGTCCCACGAGTCGCGTCGGCAACAAAGAGTAAGAAGTCCAAAACAGGAGCCAACGTCAGGCGGAAGCGAGCGGTCGATGAAGAGGAGCCAGCCGAAGCAGACGACACGGCCGTCGCCGAATCAGATGCCATCAAGACAGAGGCGGCTCAGGTCTCTGAAGTTACGGTCACGGTGCTGGAgtttgggatgggtggtCCCGATAATCGGGTTTACTGGCCACCAGGCATGGAGGAGTGGTTGAAGCCGAGGAAGAGACAATCCAACAAAAGCACCAAATCAGGCAAACGGGAtttggaggaagatgacgaagACACAGGAGAAAATATGGAAGAAGCCGAAGGGATCTAG
- a CDS encoding uncharacterized protein (EggNog:ENOG503PZN1), producing MPLCHLPSGPSSVPVEPRDVAVKTASRPIGNLREGRFRIKGRPSPPPVPDVDKTTSKENHEKKMCGTSISYACSTTLISKSITCSCDTIKAYGKSTLFCGTCSNPRCRELRGEVAQASTQVSSSA from the exons ATGCCCCTTTGCCACCTCCCCTCTGGACCATCTTCAGTA CCAGTCGAACCTCGCGACGTCGCCGTCAAAACAGCTTCCCGACCTATTGGCAACCTGAGAGAGGGCAG ATTTCGGATCAAGGGccggccatcaccaccacccgttCCGGATGTCGACAAGACGAC TAGCAAAGAGAATCACGAGAAGAAAATGTGCGGCACTTCGATATCCTACGCCTGCTCGACGACCTTGATCTCCAAGTCGATCACCTGCTCCTGCGACACCATCAAGGCTTACGGCAAAAGCACCTTGTTCTGCGGCACCTGCTCCAATCCCCGGTGCAGAGAGTTGAGGGGAGAGGTTGCCCAGGCCTCGACGCAGGTTTCAAGCTCTGCCTGA